A single genomic interval of Penicillium psychrofluorescens genome assembly, chromosome: 2 harbors:
- a CDS encoding uncharacterized protein (ID:PFLUO_003823-T1.cds;~source:funannotate), with protein MGSITSPRIGELDASTCSLTRTTTPRDVPAPGSPEELSHSYCTDHMVTVRWTAETGWETPQVKPSENLSIPATAGCLHYATQCFEGMKVYRGYDGKLRLFRPDCNGERLSGSAVRSSLPGFQPDELKKLIARLMEVDGPRWLPRDRPGSFLYLRPAMIGNGPHLGVQVPKEALLFIIAVLWPDVSKVKKYGQPGAPQGLRLYASHPDNIRAWPGGFGYAKLGANYGPSLQAHGAAQALGYDQILWLFGAERQVTEAGASNFFVVMHNADTGRLEMVTAPVENQLILPGVTRRSVLELCREKLADRAVGGLAPVQVVERALTIGEIEVAAKEGRLVEAFVSGTANNQYFITPVELIRSGDVDISTLGASGEPAGYASLIKSWLEAIMYGKEQHDWGYVIENEEK; from the exons ATGGGCTCCATCACCTCTCCAAGAatcggcgagctggacgcCTCAACCTGCAGCCTAACCCGTACCACCACTCCCCGCGATGTACCTGCGCCCGGTTCGCCTGAGGAATTGAGCCACTCCTACTGCACCGACCACATGGTCACCGTGCGGTGGACCGCCGAGACGGGCTGGGAGACGCCGCAGGTCAAGCCGTCCGAGAACCTCAGCATCCCCGCCACGGCGGGCTGTCTGCACTATGCGACGCAGTGCTTCGAGGGCATGAAGGTGTACCGTGGGTACGACGGGAAGCTGCGCCTCTTCCGGCCGGATTGCAATGGCGAACGGCTGAGTGGGAGCGCGGTGCGCTCGTCGCTGCCGGGGTTCCAGCCTGATGAGTTGAAGAAGCTCATCGCGAGGCTTATGGAGGTTGATGGCCCGC GCTGGCTCCCGCGAGACCGCCCGGGCTCGTTCCTGTACCTCCGGCCTGCGATGATCGGAAACGGCCCACACCTGGGTGTCCAAGTGCCAAAGGAAgccctcctcttcatcatcgccgtcctcTGGCCAGATGTGAGCAAAGTCAAGAAATACGGGCAACCGGGCGCGCCTCAGGGCCTGCGCCTCTACGCCTCTCACCCAGACAACATCCGCGCCTGGCCCGGTGGCTTCGGGTATGCCAAGCTTGGCGCGAACTACGGCCCATCGCTGCAGGCGCACGGTGCCGCGCAGGCGCTGGGCTACGATCAGATCCTGTGGCTGTTTGGTGCCGAGCGCCAGGTGACCGAGGCCGGGGCGAGTAACTTCTTTGTTGTGATGCATAATGCCGATACCGGTCGTTTGGAGATGGTTACTGCGCCGGTGGAGAATCAGCTTATCCTGCCTGGTGTGACGCGGCGGAGTGTCTTGGAGCTTTGTCGTGAGAAGCTGGCGGACCGGGCTGTTGGGGGGTTGGCGCCTGTGCAGGTTGTGGAGAGGGCGTTGACGATTGGTGAGATTGAGgtggcggcgaaggagggGCGTCTTGTTGAGGCGTTTGTCTCTGGTACTGCT AACAACCAGTACTTCATCACGCCCGTCGAGCTGATCCGCAGCGGCGATGTCGATATCAGCACCCTCGGTGCATCGGGTGAGCCGGCTGGGTACGCCTCCCTGATCAAATCGTGGCTTGAGGCCATTATGTATGGCAAGGAGCAGCACGACTGGGGATATGTCATTGAGAACGAGGAGAAATAG
- a CDS encoding uncharacterized protein (ID:PFLUO_003829-T1.cds;~source:funannotate), with amino-acid sequence MPPPPSLQPSPTILLPDLPPKTFVGIDLITFTSTPNFHGIRDLPEGWHFLYTGTTESFSLRSGAWFYVGDISRAGSGSNFNDHGAGTALVTTTSRQNEPQIYIWRWNRNTEALDSLSNTDPERQEAMRYKANLGSVWQRGGLFRYRSRVSASMLSNQGQSGESPTTQAEKEDDDDKEDETEESGRRDWQGLTDRITPDLLSRIVGSPQMDVDGHPRWTVTSASSANRDADHIPGLDAPSEGAGAEGTERGAVAEELQEREFGFLPIDLKRTWREGAVGRERTEAAQDRSWALGELVERHNAGSGSGDQQQAGETQLLGELQFTFLMVMTMMNYSCLQQWKRLLELILTSRRAIHEREGLMSAVLRLLLLQLQRCDDVEGGLFEIDGDEGGAFLRNLLMKLRRGVDEVVAGSSGAAGSMVKAELGKLEAWVKAEYDWELQREAIVRRGMIQLEDGEEVEMEMDGNDEDEETGEYAPLVVDLDGGDGELQDDGKRRDMEMEE; translated from the coding sequence AtgcctcctcctccatccctTCAGCCGTCCCCAACAATCCTCCTCCCCGACCTCCCGCCCAAGACATTTGTCGGTATCGACCTGATCACCTTTACCTCCACACCCAATTTCCACGGCATCCGCGATTTGCCTGAAGGATGGCATTTTCTCTACACAGGCACAACGGAGAGCTTCTCCCTGCGCAGCGGCGCGTGGTTCTACGTCGGCGATATCAGTCGCGCGGGGTCGGGCTCCAACTTCAACGATCATGGCGCCGGGACCGCGCTGGTGACGACAACATCCCGCCAGAATGAGCCACAGATATACATCTGGAGATGGAATCGCAACACCGAGGCCCTGGATTCTCTTTCAAATACGGATCCAGAGCGCCAGGAGGCCATGCGCTACAAGGCGAACCTAGGCTCTGTCTGGCAGCGCGGTGGCCTATTTCGGTATCGAAGCCGCGTGTCAGCGTCGATGTTGTCTAATCAAGGTCAATCGGGGGAGTCTCCTACCACACAAGCTGAAaaggaagatgatgatgacaaaGAAGACGAGACAGAGGAAAGCGGGCGGAGGGATTGGCAGGGACTGACGGATCGAATTACGCCCGACCTCCTGTCGCGCATTGTAGGCAGTCCTCAgatggatgtggatgggCATCCACGGTGGACTGTTACCTCGGCGAGCTCGGCGAACCGGGACGCGGACCATATACCGGGCCTGGATGCTCCGAGCgaaggcgcaggcgcagaaGGAACAGAAAGAGGTGCAGTAGCGGAGGAGCTACAAGAACGCGAGTTTGGGTTTCTCCCCATCGACCTAAAACGCACCTGGCGAGAAGGTGCCGTGGGACGAGAGCGAACGGAGGCAGCGCAGGATCGATCATGGGCGCTTGGCGAACTGGTCGAGCGCCACAatgctggttctggttctggcGATCAGCAACAAGCAGGAGAGACACAGCTGCTCGGCGAACTGCAGTTTACCTTCCTAATGGTaatgacgatgatgaactACTCATGCCTACAACAATGGAAACGACTCCTCGAATTAATCCTCACGTCTCGGCGAGCAATACACGAACGAGAAGGGCTGATGAGCGCCGTGCTCCGACTACTGCTACTGCAACTCCAGCGCTGCGACGACGTGGAAGGAGGACTATTCGAGATAGACGGCGACGAGGGCGGCGCGTTCCTGCGCAACCTGCTTATGAAACTGCGGCGGGGTGttgatgaggttgttgcAGGCAGCAGTGGTGCGGCTGGGTCGATGGTTAAAGCGGAGTTGGGGAAGCTTGAGGCGTGGGTGAAGGCTGAGTACGACTGGGAGCTGCAGCGGGAGGCTATTGTGAGACGCGGGATGATTCAgttggaggatggggaggaggtcgagatggagatggatgggaatgatgaggatgaggagaccGGGGAGTATGCGCCGCTTGTGGTTgatttggatggtggtgatggtgagcTCCAGGATGATGGGAAAAGGAGGGAtatggagatggaagagTAG
- a CDS encoding uncharacterized protein (ID:PFLUO_003825-T1.cds;~source:funannotate), producing MSYDDRANARPNLNDESDVEEEALVNDYREQVNFDDSMSELDRTTSLGGQSQTQDLQAQLAAAATPLEYQATLETKFASYDNYCSLFHYILNSDGPVDLEVPSVGVSLSPPHSSIERTGKVLAFPFLYKTNILSDNQYYWAWDVIDEFIYQFESFCRYRNRVARSGSNEEEAQVLRENPNTWGCYSVLNVLYSLIQRSQINEQQAAIKRGEDPMAFAGEYGSRPLYKMLGYFSIIGLLRVHCLLGDFSLALKTLDDIEMNKKAMFARVMAAHFTTYYYVGFSYMMMRRYADAIRMFSHILVYVSRTKNFQKGGNSYDAIAKKNDQMYALIAICVALHPTRLDDTIHSAVREKYGEQFYRMQRGGPDALPIFEELFRSACPKFISPTPPDFDNPASNVDPVDHHTSIFMDEIKNTLFNPTIRSYLKLYTTMDLKKLAGFLEVEPEKLRSWLLVNKQRSREIRWIDGGLLDGEPAIANDLDYALENDLIHVSETKAGRRLVDWYLRNLARVY from the coding sequence ATGTCGTACGACGACCGCGCCAATGCGCGCCCCAACCTGAACGATGAATCCgatgttgaggaggaggctctCGTCAACGACTATCGCGAGCAGGTCAATTTCGATGATAGTATGAGCGAGCTGGACCGGACGACATCCCTCGGCGGCCAATCCCAGACTCAAGACCTCCAGGCACAACTCGCCGCGGCCGCTACCCCGCTGGAGTACCAGGCTACTCTAGAGACCAAGTTCGCCAGCTATGACAACTACTGCAGTCTCTTCCACTACATTCTGAACTCGGATGGTCCTGTCGATTTGGAGGTTCCCTCGGTAGGTGTTTCTTTGTCCCCCCCCCATTCTTCGATTGAACGGACGGGAAAGGTCTTGgcatttccttttttgtATAAGACTAACATTCTCTCTGACAATCAGTATTACTGGGCTTGGGATGTGATTGATGAGTTCATCTACCAATTCGAGTCGTTCTGCCGCTACCGCAACCGGGTTGCTCGCAGCGGGTCCAACGAGGAGGAGGCCCAGGTGCTCCGCGAGAACCCGAACACATGGGGCTGCTACTCGGTGCTGAACGTGCTGTActctctcatccagcgcTCGCAGATCAATGAACAGCAGGCTGCCATCAAGAGGGGAGAAGACCCGATGGCTTTCGCCGGCGAGTACGGTTCCCGGCCATTGTACAAGATGCTCGGGTACTTCTCGATCATCGGCCTGTTGCGGGTTCACTGCCTGCTGGGCGACTTCAGCCTTGCGCTGAAGACACTCGACGACAtcgagatgaacaagaaggccaTGTTCGCGCGCGTGATGGCCGCCCACTTCACCACGTACTACTATGTGGGCTTCTCGTACATGATGATGCGGCGGTACGCCGACGCGATCCGCATGTTCAGCCACATCCTGGTGTATGTGTCGCGGACGAAGAACTTCCAAAAGGGCGGTAACAGCTACGATGCcatcgccaagaagaacgaccAGATGTACGCCCTGATCGCCATCTGCGTCGCGCTGCACCCGACCCGCCTGGACGACACCATCCACTCGGCCGTGCGCGAGAAGTACGGCGAGCAGTTCTACCGCATGCAGCGCGGCGGGCCTGATGCTCTCCCCATCTTCGAGGAGCTCTTCCGCTCCGCCTGCCCCAAGTTCATCAGCCCTACGCCGCCGGACTTTGACAACCCAGCCTCCAACGTCGACCCAGTCGACCACCACACCTCCATATTCATGGACGAGATTAAGAACACCCTGTTCAACCCCACTATCCGCTCCTACCTGAAGCTGTATACTACTATGGACCTCAAGAAGCTCGCTGGCTTCCTCGAGgtcgagcccgagaagcTTCGCTCGTGGCTGCTTGTTAACAAGCAGCGCAGCCGCGAGATCCGCTGGATCGACGGTGGCCTGCTGGATGGCGAGCCCGCTATTGCCAACGACCTCGACTATGCGCTTGAGAACGACCTCATCCATGTCAGTGAGACCAAGGCCGGCCGTCGTCTGGTCGACTGGTACCTGCGCAACCTTGCCCGGGTCTACTAG
- a CDS encoding uncharacterized protein (ID:PFLUO_003828-T1.cds;~source:funannotate), which produces MAPMKVALAGATGNLGGPVLKALLDAGLFVTVISRVGGGSAKLKPHPNITVKEVNFGSAEDIIPALQGVQVVVACLATLAIGNQNPLIDAAEAAGVERFIPAEFGMDALNPLCAVLPVCVPKVTTQKYLLEKHKANPNFTYTAIANGLFLDWGLKFGFIVNPAKHTATLYNGGDVPFSATNLADVAKAVLGVIHNQAQTANRVVYIHSAVTTQNRLIQYAKDKDGKDWEATCRDTEAIRQESMAELSKGAEADIDAAMYGFCICASWNSDYGCDFSDRLDNESLGVKTLDEAGLRALVESFLNLD; this is translated from the coding sequence ATGGCTCCTATGAAAGTCGCCCTCGCTGGTGCGACTGGCAACCTCGGCGGCCCCGTTCTTAAAGCCCTCCTCGACGCAGGTCTCTTTGTCACAGTCATCTCCCGCGTTGGTGGAGGCTCCGCCAAACTGAAGCCTCATCCTAACATCACCGTCAAGGAAGTCAACTTCGGCTCCGCTGAGGATATTATCCCAGCCTTACAGGGAGTCCAAGTCGTTGTCGCTTGCCTCGCCACACTAGCGATAGGTAACCAGAACCCCTTGATCGatgccgccgaagccgccggCGTGGAACGATTCATTCCTGCAGAATTTGGGATGGACGCTTTGAACCCGCTGTGCGCGGTGTTACCTGTTTGCGTACCGAAAGTCACCACCCAAAAGTATCTCCTTGAGAAGCACAAGGCCAACCCAAACTTCACCTACACGGCGATAGCCAATGGATTATTCCTAGATTGGGGCCTCAAGTTCGGATTTATTGTTAATCCAGCCAAACATACTGCAACGCTTTACAACGGCGGCGACGTCCCTTTTAGCGCCACGAATCTTGCCGATGTAGCAAAAGCGGTTTTGGGCGTTATCCACAACCAAGCCCAGACTGCCAATCGCGTTGTTTACATCCACTCCGCTGTGACTACACAAAACAGATTGATCCAGTATGCAAAGGATAAAGACGGCAAAGACTGGGAGGCTACCTGCAGGGATACTGAGGCGATTAGGCAGGAAAGTATGGCCGAGCTAAGCAAAGGTGCGGAGGCAGATATCGATGCAGCCATGTACGGGTTTTGTATCTGTGCATCATGGAATTCGGATTATGGTTGTGACTTTTCGGATCGCTTAGACAATGAGTCATTAGGTGTGAAGACGCTTGATGAGGCTGGTCTGAgggcgctggtggagagcTTCTTAAACTTGGATTAA
- a CDS encoding uncharacterized protein (ID:PFLUO_003831-T1.cds;~source:funannotate) — MAPRSIPKDSRWYGTLPPQPERGFHPRPDVPEITVAIIHPQVLIQHRASDESLRFVEEILSSFGSKIVYLTGELHDRITADTQAVTHAAFLSMGTAWEANQQFPWEISRWVGGIENVKINITLRIYSNKWHVYAGLAILNPAAKQQIRQYAQSVTDLYKLMIGGQRDELKRRVKAAGASVFKAGTEGQDLLLKDEVLDRFSLSNCSREMSPPNSHLSLLAIVDCWSKLGIVPYDHMICSTPLFRLWLGVTEYLFRNPGLLDEALDTAIDDNTFRSDDLEFTFAARAWSDCVSFGDFESYRDRFERIQQYFSPQFPEAAKLGNEMMKTILEKTENKA, encoded by the exons ATGGCCCCAAGGTCAATCCCGAAGGACAGCCGCTGGTATGGGAcccttcctcctcagccCGAACGTGGATTTCATCCCAGACCGGACGTGCCTGAAATAACCGTTgccatcatccatcctcaGGTCCTGATCCAACATCGAGCCTCGGACGAAAGCCTGCGATTCGTCGAAGAGATCCTATCGTCGTTCGGGTCCAAGATTGTCTACCTCACCGGCGAGCTGCATGACCGCATCACCGCCGACACCCAAGCCGTCACACACGCCGCGTTCCTCAGCATGGGCACCGCGTGGGAAGCCAACCAACAGTTCCCCTGGGAGATCTCACGCTGGGTCGGCGGGATCGAGAACGTCAAGATCAACATCACCCTCCGCATCTACTCGAACAAATGGCATGTCTATGCCGGCCTGGCCATCCTCAACCCGGCGGCCAAGCAGCAGATCCGCCAGTACGCACAGTCCGTCACCGATCTGTATAAACTCATGATTGGGGGACAACGGGATGAGCTGAAGCGCCGCGTGAAAgcggccggcgcatcggTCTTCAAGGCTGGCACGGAGGGACAAGACCTCTTGCTGAAGGACGAGGTGCTGGATCGGTTTTCTCTGTCTAATTGCTCGCGTGAAATGTCGCCTCCGAACAGCCATTTGAGTCTGCTGGCGATTGTGGACTGCTGGTCGAAATTGGGGATTGTTCCCTATGACCACATGATCTGCTCGACTCCG CTGTTTCGTCTTTGGCTGGGCGTCACGGAATACTTGTTCCGCAACCCGGGGCTGCTCGATGAAGCACTCGACACGGCGATTGACGACAACACTTTCCGGTCAGACGATTTGGAGTTTACCTTTGCAGCACGG GCTTGGTCCGACTGCGTGTCCTTTGGAGACTTTGAATCCTATCGGGACCGCTTCGAGCGGATCCAGCAGTACTTCTCGCCTCAGTTCCCAGAAGCGGCCAAACTGGGCAAtgagatgatgaagacgattCTAGAGAAGACGGAGAACAAGGCATAA
- a CDS encoding uncharacterized protein (ID:PFLUO_003827-T1.cds;~source:funannotate) encodes MMFKIFANVAILLATIACAAPTTRDDAIHPANKLVLRDSENYCGNSSFTGQTTGGSPSVSDCQQIATNIAGGGVWTLTDGSQHQLLQYGSCAFGATQTSFTGIVQIGNQDIIDLIDSSVQYSWNDLISMEGDMSCAVEAGMVTNVNWGLYYNN; translated from the coding sequence ATGATGTTTAAAATCTTTGCAAACGTCGCAATCCTCCTCGCTACTATAGCCTGCGCCGCACCTACCACTCGCGACGATGCTATCCACCCAGCCAACAAGCTCGTCCTCAGAGACTCAGAGAACTACTGCGGCAATTCAAGCTTTACCGGCCAAACTACCGGCGGCTCTCCAAGCGTCTCCGACTGCCAACAGATCGCGACCAACATCGCTGGCGGCGGAGTATGGACACTCACCGATGGGAGTCAGCACCAGCTACTCCAATACGGCAGCTGTGCATTCGGCGCGACGCAAACATCATTTACGGGCATTGTGCAGATTGGTAACCAGGATATCATTGATTTGATCGATTCTTCCGTTCAATATTCGTGGAATGATCTAATAAGCATGGAGGGTGATATGAGCTGCGCGGTTGAAGCAGGTATGGTTACGAACGTTAATTGGGGTCTTTATTACAACAACTAG
- a CDS encoding uncharacterized protein (ID:PFLUO_003826-T1.cds;~source:funannotate), whose protein sequence is MPRETREGERRSCDHSGDDEALRRKERRSHEIDESLRCATHAFASRWLPSLTPNLNPGDDAGRFERFIRESWRATRKDMLRVVNRVSYRSALALYLFSQTPVPSGISEEEELDGINGVVCVQAALLQIQQLRSRLRSCQYYGSDVSAWSIGLTTASALPTTDFRPAFLDLEGRAYWAAVTWDTASSVTLEFNSTLTTGLKGACAEPAWVLARGFLTKSFHARTEAWRHASFELTDEIASQIISAAGVCRTYLWRTIASVKEALREGVDEDRVLFAWDSFRDGIEVFKMTIEPLMSRCEKQLNFLNQTNRLNWYLMVLHHHLGTLILTHALETANRSDLLTSIHETRLEAEHATLNVLDFGLKSTYVVGDPESHRSTQSMTGQHTTPLPSSSAQPRNGLSFIGIDPCPDYVLASVQLIYMAIHRKYQQRTITREVHTNLSSIILRALDQLPQSSKSVFTVRQNLQQLVQDADTDAALNTIPPGDAS, encoded by the exons ATGCCCAGG GAAACGCGGGAAGGCGAACGACGATCATGCGACCACTCTGGTGACGACGAAGCATTGCGACGCAAGGAGCGAAGGAGCCACGAAATAGATGAGTCTTTGCGGTGCGCGACGCATGCATTCGCATCTCGTTGGCTCCCCTCGCTCACCCCGAATCTCAATCCTGGCGATGATGCTGGCCGATTCGAGAGGTTCATCCGCGAGAGCTGGCGTGCGACAAGGAAAGACATGCTACGAGTCGTCAACCGCGTTTCTTACCGCTCCGCCCTTGCATTGTACCTCTTCAGCCAGACCCCAGTGCCCTCGGGCATttccgaagaggaggagcttGATGGCATCAACGGCGTTGTTTGTGTCCAGGCCGCTCTGCTacagatccagcagcttcgTTCGCGGCTCCGCAGCTGCCAATATTACGGCTCCGATGTCTCCGCCTGGTCAATCGGGCTAACGACAGCGTCTGCCCTGCCAACCACCGATTTTAGGCCGGCCTTTCTCGACTTGGAAGGCCGCGCTTACTGGGCTGCTGTCACCTGGGACACCGCGTCCTCGGTTACTTTGGAGTTCAACTCGACCTTGACTACCGGACTAAAAGGTGCGTGCGCTGAACCCGCTTGGGTTCTTGCACGAGGCTTCTTGACCAAGTCTTTTCACGCTAGGACGGAAGCCTGGCGCCACGCTAGCTTCGAGCTGACTGATGAGATTGCCTCTCAGATCATCTCGGCAGCAGGGGTCTGCCGAACGTACCTGTGGCGGACTATTGCTTCTGTCAAGGAAGCCTTGCGAGAAGGAGTCGACGAGGACCGGGTTCTGTTTGCGTGGGATTCCTTCCGCGATGGTATTGAGGTATTCAAGATGACCATAGAGCCCCTTATGAGCCGTTGTGAGAAACAGCTTAATTTCCTCAATCAGACCAACCGTCTGAATTGGTACCTAATGGTCTTGCACCATCATCTGGGCACATTGATCCTTACTCATGCCCTGGAAACCGCCAATCGCTCCGATCTGCTCACGTCTATCCACGAAACAAGACTTGAGGCCGAGCATGCAACGTTGAACGTTTTGGACTTTGGTCTGAAGAGCACGTACGTCGTGGGTGACCCAGAGTCACATCGGAGCACACAATCCATGACTGGACAACACACGACACCTTTACCTTCGTCCTCGGCACAGCCACGAAATGGATTATCTTTTATCGGCATTGACCCTTGTCCGGACTATGTCTTGGCATCTGTACAACTTATTTATATGGCCATTCATCGCAAATACCAACAGCGAACCATCACTCGCGAAGTCCATACTAATCTCTCATCCATCATTCTTCGTgccctcgaccagctccCTCAGAGCTCAAAATCAGTCTTCACTGTACGCCAGAACCTGCAACAGCTAGTTCAAGACGCCGATACCGATGCTGCACTCAACACCATCCCGCCTGGCGATGCTAGTTGA
- a CDS encoding uncharacterized protein (ID:PFLUO_003830-T1.cds;~source:funannotate) — protein MPPKKAPAPAKENVSLGPLAGDGKLVFGVARIFASFNDTFVHVTDLSGRETIVRVTGGMKVKADRDESSPYAAMLAAQDVAARCKELGINALHIKIRATGGNGTKTPGPGAQSALRALARAGMRIGRIEDVTPTPSDSTRRKGGRRGRRL, from the exons ATGCCTCCCAAGAAAGCCCCCGCTCCCGCCAAGGAGAACGTCTCCCTCGGCCCCctggctggtgatg GCAAGCTCGTTTTCGGCGTTGCCCGCATCTTCGCCTCGTTCAACGACACCTTCGTCCACGTCACCGATCTGAG TGGACGCGAAACCATCGTCCGTGTGACTGGTGGTATGAAGGTCAAGGCTGACCGTGACGAGTCGTCCCCCTACGCCGCCATGCTTGCTGCCCAGGACGTCGCCGCCCGCTgcaaggagctgggcatcaACGCTCTGCACATCAAGATCCGTGCTACCGGTG GTAACGGCACCAAGACCCCCGGCCCCGGTGCCCAGTCTGCTCTCCGCGCTCTGGCCCGTGCCGGTATGCGCATCGGCCGCATCGAGGACGTCACCCCCACCCCCTCCGACTCTACTCGTCGCAAGGGTGGTCGCCGTGGTCGCCGTCTGTAG
- a CDS encoding uncharacterized protein (ID:PFLUO_003824-T1.cds;~source:funannotate): MSQEDITGMALERKSQDDMTRPFPHLLPGPRKFAPQSSASIERLKKTSMACKACKTAKRKCSGAGKPPKPPCNACKATGTQCEFDPTLDLRRKEAHTAKISGLEAKIEELHNYKHLLDDLITRIRSPHRHEVNRVVKMIRMDDFDIEEVVRAVESPIAASTHPQLLPDPHDMDVSGEDVQVKQEKDDVEWLDLPPQRTVDPYARVTLENLCDIPRFRVPAQPWTKVTNDSQLVSHLISLYLTWDHPCSQLIDQDVFLKHIKAKDLTSEFCTPLLVNSLLAMASVYSDSPQVISKQEDSAFRGQLFLSEAESLWKSEEGRPTLSNVQSLLLICCVCQGKANLGWLLLRQAVQLAHDMGLFLPPEANHSPEMQRVRSTTAWGIFNLNSQMAMELQKTPNLEKPGFQVGIGDVAWVPYPRLNQLVYPRKKAHLPDLQDGLSELMEIVADVQNLFLDNLTLSIDDLWVKAQDPYNRFVDWLSRCPDVSQIEDQPVSGFLILRLKCLHAIMALFEMLVRRDEQGPSSNLIWRQEALVLQTRSAEETAECLRIHRQSYGIRYIPRQMVGAIRSGLLVLVHQLATWKEAREPFAELWRFGTAIDHRFEPIAETIRQIRLMAQSGVVEIPAEVIEINDPEHGEGL, translated from the exons ATGAGCCAGGAAGACATAACGGGTATGGCCctggagaggaagagccagGACGATATGACCAGGCCCTTTCCACATCTGCTGCCAGGGCCCCGGAAATTTGCGCCGCAGTCGTCCGCCAGCATCGAGCGCCTGAAGAAGACCTCCATGGCCTGCAAGGCATGCAAGACTGCAAAGAGAAAG TGCAGTGGTGCTGGCAAACCACCGAAACCGCCGTGTAATGCGTGCAAGGCCACAGGTACCCAATGCGAGTTCGACCCAACGCTCGATCTCCGGCGCAAAGAGGCGCATACCGCCAAGATCAGTGGCCTCGAGgcgaagatcgaggagctgcatAATTACAAGCATTTGCTGGACGACTTGATCACAAGGATTCGGTCACCGCACAGGCATGAGGTCAACCGGGTCGTGAAGATGATTCGCATGGATGACTTCGATATAGAGGAGGTGGTTCGTGCTGTCGAAAGCCCGATCGCCGCTTCCACCCACCCCCAGTTGCTCCCGGACCCTCACGACATGGACGTTTCAGGGGAAGACGTCCAGGTGAAGCAGGAAAAGGACGACGTAGAATGGTTGGACTTGCCGCCACAGAGGACCGTCGACCCTTATGCTCGTGTCACGCTGGAAAACCTCTGCGATATCCCCCGATTTAGGGTTCCAGCGCAACCGTGGACCAAGGTCACCAATGACAGTCAACTAGTTTCGCACTTGATCTCGCTATACCTCACCTGGGATCATCCATGCTCCCAGCTGATTGATCAAGACGTTTTTCTCAAACACATCAAGGCAAAGGATCTGACATCGGAGTTTTGCACCCCACTCCTGGTCAATAGCCTTCTCGCAATGGCAAGC GTTTATTCCGATAGCCCGCAAGTCATTTCCAAGCAAGAAGACAGCGCTTTCCGAGGACAGCTCTTTCTGTCCGAGGCAGAAAGCTTGTGGAAAtcagaagaaggccgcccAACGCTTTCGAATGTCCAATCACTCCTTCTGATATGTTGCGT ATGTCAAGGCAAAGCCAACCTGGGCTGGCTTCTCCTCCGACAAGCGGTCCAGTTAGCCCACGATATGGGATTGTTTCTCCCTCCAGAGGCGAATCATTCGCCAGAGATGCAACGAGTTCGCTCAACCACTGCCTGGGGTATCTTCAATCTGAATTC ACAAATGGCAatggagctgcagaagaCGCCGAATTTGGAAAAGCCGGGGTTCCAAGTCGGCATAGGCGACGTTGCTTGGGTCCCGTATCCACGATTGAATCAGCTGGTATatccgaggaagaaagcgCATCTGCCAGATCTGCAGGATGGACTTTCCGAGTTGATGGAAATCGTGGCAGATGTTCAAAACCTCTTTTTGGACAATTTGACCCTGAGCATCGACGATTTATGGGTCAAAGCACAAGACCCATACAATCGCTTTGTGGACTGGCTGAGTCGCTGCCCCGACGTATCACAGATTGAAGACCAGCCGGTTTCGGGATTCCTGATTTTGCG CTTGAAATGTCTCCACGCAATCATGGCTCTCTTTGAAATGCTGGTTCGCCGCGATGAGCAAGGACCTTCGTCTAATCTCATTTGGCGACAGGAAGCATTGGTACTCCAGACCCGATCCGCCGAGGAGACGGCCGAGTGCCTCCGTATCCATCGCCAGTCGTACGGCATCCGGTATATCCCTCGCCAAATGGTCGGCGCCATTCGGTCCGGTCTCCTGGTCCTCGTACACCAGCTGGCAACCTGGAAGGAAGCGAGAGAACCGTTCGCCGAGCTTTGGCGATTTGGAACCGCAATTGACCACAGATTCGAACCGATCGCCGAAACTATCCGCCAGATTCGATTGATGGCCCAGAGTGGCGTCGTCGAGATACCCGCTGAAGTGATTGAGATCAATGATCCCGAGCACGGAGAAGGGCTTTGA